TTTTTCATGTTGGGGGTCGGCCAAGGGTTGGTTGAACCCTAACtaagaattttttattttgttttttaatttgtatgaatttaattttaatgtttttgagTTATTAATAAGATtaactaattattttaaatattaatttaatttaatatatatttttaatataatattataattttatataattattttataatttatttaataatataatatagggttaaataagtttttagtccctataaatattacagttttatttttagtccctcctgaattttggcaacggttttagctggttttggcaacAGTTTTTTATAAAAACAGTTGTCAAAAGGCAGGgagagactaaaaatgaaaactgcaatatttataaggaccaaaaacttatttaaccctataatataatataatatcttCGGTAATTTAATGGCGAAACAGTTGAAACGAGTATACCAAATGCCACACGTGAATTTCAGGTAGTCACATTTTTAGAGCAGGTTTGTCCGAACCTATGAAGGttaattctttttcattttccaaAATGCGACACTGTTGAAGAAATGGAATTTGTAATGGATGGCGGTCAATGTCAGCAAAATAcaactcctcaatctgaaaaggaaaacattataaatattttgaatcaaattttaatgTTGTCCATTTCAGGTTGAGGAGGTGCATTTTGCTGAGATGGACCACTGTCCATTACAAATTTCATTTCTTCAACAGTGTGGCATTTtggaaaaccaaaaaaaaattaatttattaactagAATATATTATTAAGTAAATTataaaacaattatataaaattattatattatatttaaaaaatattaaattaaattaatatttaaaataattaattaatattattaataactcaaaaacattaaaaaaaattcatacaaattaaaaaacaaaacaaaaaaactctTAGTTAGGGTTCAACCAACCATTGGCCAACCCCCAACATGAAAAAAATGCATGCATAGGTTCAACCAACTCTTGGCCGAACCATAACTAAAAAGGTGGCAGAatggaatttttttttcaaattgtgGCAAATTggtatttttgcttcatttttgtGGCATATAACTAAAAAAATCAATGTTCAACCTCCGCTTTTTTAAACAATATGAGACCAATAATTTACACTTATTTCTCAAGAAAAAAATATTGtaagaaatatattttaaaatgaagaaTCACTTTTTTAAAGAGAGAAACTTTATATTCTTTGCTCCACATTAAAAATGTCCTTCCTTTTTATCTTGATGGAAGAAACGAACTTATGCTTTTCATATTCGAATAATCTTCCACTCCAGAACAAGTATGAAGTAACAGTTCTAAATACTAAAAAGCAGATAGCAGACACAATAATCAGAAAAAATGTTAAGTATAAATCTGTCCTTAATGAGTTGCAGTGTTAGTGTGACTTAATACTTACACAATCTTAAACAAGTTTTGATTTTGTATTAACATTAGAAATTAGTTAGTTAATTAACCACAGAATAGGAAATTTCCTAAAATAGCTTTCAATTCCGTactcttttatttacttttttcaaTCTTAAATTTCACATGTGCAATATGTTTCAGACCATGTTTGCTTCTTGTTACAAATTCATAACAAGATTTTGTGGTACTTTCAGCTTTGGTACTTTTTCAATCttaattcttttaaaataaaattaattttgttttgataatttattaaaattataaacagtagttttattttaaaatttgatttttatatttaaagttattctttaattagttttttttttgtatgaatatagttaaaagtaaattaatttactttcaattcaaattacttttaattatgattaactttacaaaattaattaactttacaaaattaattaacttaaatgcATATTTAGAATAGCTTTTCTTTCCTCCCACCATAGATATGTCTACATAGCATTTCACTTTGAAAATGAGAAATTTTAAAGTGTAGTTTCAGATCAAATGTGAGTCCGACACTTTTTGCGTATCCAAACATAACATAAAATAACACACTTAATACTTATCAATTTCAAGAATATTGTTTAATAATAGTATTTTCATCATAATTTTATATCTTATTTTGttagtttataacttatttttcatacgttatttcaaatagcgttttaatttataacttatcattttttcttccttgttattttaacaaaaaaatcatttttatcctttataatttattttaatttaaaatgagtaatcatgtattaaatatcttttaaatcattttatatttataagttagttgaaccgctaattttaccaaacaattCAATCAACTTATCAACTATGAATCTCAACCATCAACTATAAGCTATAACCTATCAATCATCAACTATAAAAAACTATAGTTATCTTATACCaatatttttaccaaacaaaTCCTATACCtcaatttgtattttaaaatttttggtgTATAGACATCAAAATTTTCTTGGAGGAAGTGCAAGATAGTTTACAAGAAACTCCTTTGCACTTTTTTAGAATCAAACTATGACAAAAGATCTTCATACATATAattcataattaatttttagttaaATAAGACTTTTTTACATATGAATTTCTCAATTTTAACTGAAATCATTTTATACAAAAGACAGAATGAAAGTAATGTGCAACACTCAAACCATATtaactttttataatatttaagtaAGTGATCAAACTTTAAATTAAactgttaaaatatttaaataaccaCTTATAAATGTGATTTCAAAAGATTGAATATTTATCACGCGTGCCacacaatattaattattaatcatgtctttaaatttaaaattatttgactAAATCATAATTGTAtgattaatttttgaaattttcattcAGCATTTTGGTTAAATTACAGTATACATTAAATTTCCTAATTTGACCTAcattataaattcaaaaatatactatttttgtGTCAAATACACTGAATCAGAAAATAAAACACcataaaggaaaaaaaaatcataaattaataaaatagtataatgataaaaaatagtataatgataaaaaaaataaaaaaaataaaggaatcAGAATCCCTCACAataatgatcctattgcatcagTATCTGTGCGTGCGCTGTTAAGCCAAGAACAAGAAAAAGAAttttagcaacaaaaaaaaagcTTCATCACCGATTGGGTTATATCAATATTCTTCTTCGTATTTGCCTCTTATAGCCTCTTTTCTTCGCACTCTCACTATCGTCTTCGTCGTTCTGAGCCAAATAAGGTTTCGCTACTGTTtctgattttgaaatttttgaatctgaaactctttttcatcttccaattCATCATTTTCTATGACTTTGCAGGTTTATTATACTTTGTGGCGGTTACACATGTTCGTTTTACGTTGATTCAATTTCGGTGAAATTTTGATTCAAGAAGCTATGCAAAAGGATACTACTAGTAGTAGTTCTCCGTCAACTAACACTGGACGGGTTAGGCACCGGAAACGCTCTAATGAGGTTAATTAGTTCTTTAAACTTTGATTTCGAACTTTTAATTGCTGTGTTTTTATGTATTAATTAAAAGTATTGTgtgttaatagttttttttatgttGAAACTGATTCAATTTGTACTATTGATTAACCTGAAATTTGAAGAGAATGTAAAATTTGTCTAATGTATTTATATCTAAGTATGGAAAGCTTATGATTGGAGGCtaggtctattttattttatttttgacttaataATAAATCTAggttttatatttttatcttttgtATTTAGGCTGTGTCTGTGTCGGTTTCAGACACGTGCAAGATATCTgcaccgacacttgtgattagttttatttatttattttttaaaattattactgGTGTCGCCGTGTCAGTGTCGGGGTCCTGTTCGggtttttaaattattacttgtgtcgcCGTGTCAATGTCGGGGTTGTGTTCGGGTGTCTGCGCTTCATAGTTTGTATTATGTTACTTGATGATTTTGCCTCCATAGGGTGTTAATTTGGCAGAATAACAGTGTGCCATTGTTGTTTTGGCAAAAGTTGTATTTTGGAGTTTCGACAAAATTACAGTGGTCCGGTGATTTTGTGAAACTCATTCTAGGGTTGTTACATAGCGGCTTTGTAGCATTGTATATTCGTGAACAATAGCAAAATATTATTGTCAAACTCACTGCAGAGTTGTTAAATAGTGACGCTGTATAGTAGATTTTGAACAAATTGCTATTGTTCTGTGATACGCTATTTACAACAAAATGTTGTCAAATAGTGACTATAGCGGCGCTATCGCAATAATACATTGCGGAATTTGAAGAAATCACATTTTTTCTCAGTAGACGATTGACAACACTGACTCATTGTGATTCCAAACATGAAATTAATAAGTTGAATGATTTAGGAACGGAATCTCTGCAATATCTGTTTGGAAAAGTTTTCGTATACATTTTGAAAGTGGTTTATTTTACGATGTCTTTATATCAGGTTATTCCAGAAGTTAGTAAATCAAACGGTGCTCAGTTACTTGTTAATGACAAAAGCAAATACAAGTCCATGTTAATTCGTGCATATTCATCCGTTTGGATGATTGGGAGCTTTGTGTTGATCATCTATATGGGTCACCTCTACATTACTGCAATGATTGTGGTCATTCAAATCTTCATGGCAAGAGAACTTTTCAATCTACTCCGCCGAGCTCATGAAGATAAGCAGCTTCCAGGATTTAGGCTATTAAATTGGTAAATATTGTAAACTCATTAATCTCACTGCAaggaaatttattattttatggttttcaaATTTCTGCTACCGCGGTGTCGCGGCATTATAGCATGGCAGTTTTTGTGCCTGCCTCCACAACACCTATTATATCTGCCATAGGCTGCCGCACCCTATTTATACGGCAGATATTTGACTCTGCGTCATAATCTGCCATCTGATTTAAAAGAAAAACATGTAATAACTTGTTCCAGTTTTAATTGGCATATCTCATTTCAGGCATTTTTTCTTCACTGCAATGCTATTTGTTTATGGACGTATTCTGAGTCAGCGCCTGGTTAACACAGTAAATTCCGACAAGGTTTTATATCGGCTTGTGAGCAGTCTTATAAAGTATCATATGGTTGTCTGCTATTCCCTGTACATTACAGGTAACCTATGCATATCACTTTTGTTGCTTTAATGTTCATGGGCTGGGTTTTATGCATTGTCCAGTTGCCTAGCAAATTTGGTTTGTAGTTTCTTTAGGATTGCAATTTTACTAATGATTTTGCACCATCGTAAGTACTCTTAAACTTTGATTATCTTCCCTTTTATTGATTGGGTTCAGGATTCATATGGTTCATTCTcacattgaagaagaagatgtacaAGTATCAATTTGGCCAGTATGCTTGGACACACATGATTCTGATTGTTGTATTTGGGCAGTCCTCTTTCACCGTGCCAAGCATTTTTGAAGGGATTTTCTGGTAATTTAACCAATAAAAGGAAATAATGATTGTTCAATAATTATACCCAAAAAACTTGACTATTTTTGAGGGTTCTTGTTGCATGATATTACAATTCATGATGCTGTTCGTAATCCATGTCAACAACTGTTATGTTAGATGGTATCGGATAGGTATTTGATCCGTAGTAATTACCCGAAAGGATGGTTTAGTAAATTGCATATTTGGTGAGCAAGTAGGCTAAATCACTTGGGAAATTCAGTTCTTTCCAAAACAGTGGAACTGAAGTCTTAGGATAGGAAAAAAGATGGAGAAAATATTAGGGGTTGAGCAATGAGGTACAATTTACTACCGCATGGGAGGTTACCAAGTAATTATACTCTCCTAACAGATGACTTTTTGGAAAACCAATAAAGCTGTAAAATAGGATTACTTGCCGACTTTTCCGAGATGGAGATGAAGTTTTAAAATGAAACACTCTATATTAAGCAAATGTGGAATCAAATAGTCTTTGAAAGGCTGTTGAACTTCTAATTACATTCATAAGCATAAGCTAATTTATTGATGAGAGCAAACAAACAAATGAGATGGGAGATATGAGGCCATACCTTTATGTCTATAATtctcattgttatgtgaatattCTTGTAAAAAATAATTGAGGGGAAAAGATAAGCGTGAATAGAGGTTAGAAtgttgtaaataagtcattctcTATTTAAATGGATATATTTCCTATGGAGAATTGCTTATTTACATCATTCTAACCTCTATTCACGCCAATCTTTCCCCCCTCATTTACTTTGGTTGATTGTTGAAGGTATTATTTAATTCATTTTctctaaaaattattttcttgctTATAAAATGGCATCATCTGACTGCCAAGATTTGAAGTGATTTTGTATGTTTATGTACTATTACATGAACAACACATTTCACTGCTTCATTACTttttaattgaattgattttgtgTATATATGTACTATTACATGAACAGAACATGTCACTGCTCCATTGCTttttaattgaattgatttttctGTTTTGCTGACTTTTTGTACAGGTTTCTTCTTCCAGCAACACTTATTGTCATTAATGACATTGCTGCTTATTTCTTTGGTTTCTTCTTTGGAAAAACCCCTTTGATTAAGTTGTCGCCAAAGAAAACCTGGGAGGGTTTTATTGGGGCATCTGTTACAACCATCATATCTGCATTTATGGTGAGCAAATTTAATTACTTAATGAAGATAAAACACGTTTTTTGGGGTAATGATTTCATTGATCCAGAATCACTTGTGatgttatatatatattcattattgTAAACATTTTTGAATGATCATATTTATGGCAATTAAATTCTTGCTTTTAGTCTTTAAGTATCAATGAAGTTATTCTGAACTGGATGCTAATATCATGTACAAAACTCATTTTGCAGCTTGCCAACATCATGGGTCGTTCTCCGTGGTTTACATGTCCAAGGAAGGTAGCTCTCTTGACACCCCATGTATTTAAAGGTCTTTAATTCAACAACCAACTGACTTGTGTTCACATCACCAACATGGTGGGAATAAATGCAGGATCTATCAACTGGTTGGCTTGACTGTGATCCTGGTCTACTGTTTAAGCCAGAATCTTACTCATTGTTAGGATGGACTCCTCACTGGGTAATTACTTGACATTCATCTGAACTTTTAATTCTATAACCTACAACAATATCTTTGCAGTGTATGGCTATGTAGGGTAGTAGTACAAAATTCACCAGATAACTTATCCACACAAATAACATAATTCGAATGCCTCAAACAGCAGGAAAGACATCTAATTTGACTTAGGAGACTCAAAAAACTTGAAAAGCTATGGAATTGGAATGTGAATATAATCTGGATAAAGAAGTGCAGGGATTACTTTGAAAACAGCTGGGTCATACACCCAGACTGCTCCATCAATGATTCACTCTATTGATCCTATCACTGAGTTGGTCATAGGATTTGAAAGCCGACATTTCTACAAACCACTGAATTTAAATTTTCTATTTCTGTTTTGTGGTTCAGCTTATAAAATTTGATTCTACTGTAATCAAGAGAATTCAATCATGCACCCtgaaaatcatatcttttgaCACACTGTACATTCTTTTGTGCAGTTTCCTTGGAAAGAGATATCAATCCTACCAGTTCAATGGCATGCTTTATGTCTTGGCTTGTTTGCTTCAATTATTGCACCTTTCGGAGGCTTCTTTGCAAGTGGTTTCAAAAGGGCTTTTAAAATAAAGGTACGCTGTTGGCACTTTATTTTTCTGATCAAGATGCGATCATGCGAGAATATATCACCCATTTAAGTCTGAGATATAAATAGATAAAACGGCTGTTCCCATTTCTTGCAGGATTTTGGTGATAGTATTCCAGGACATGGTGGAATTACCGACAGAATGGACTGCCAGGTAGACTTTTGATAtacatcatttaatttaaatttatatttccaATAACCAAATTTATTAGTCATAGAGGTTAATAGGCTTAATTTTTTAATGGAATTGCCTAGATTAAATGGGATCAACTACCTTTCTTAATatacttgatttgatcaataTTTGCTGATAATTCAATCCGAAGGAAGTACAAAATAATTCCAAGTTGGTAATATTTGACTACTTGGGAATATCATGATAAGTAAACTATACTCAAAAGAATCAAAACCATAGTTCTCTCCCACATGTCTGCCCTACCCCAAAAGAAGTTATAAAAAAAAGAACTTCCCAGGAAGAAAATAATGAAGCATTAAAGATGATTAAAGTTCACTTAATTCTAGTAATCGAAAACATTCAGACCTCATTGGATCTTCAACGAACTTACTGAAAATCTTCAATGACTGATAATCATGCAATCAATAGAATGATTTTATTTTAGACCATTTGTGAAAGTGGGTAGAGGTATTTTGCGCTAATATTAGTAATATGTAGTTATATACTGACCTACTTTTGCTCCTTCACATGTCACTAATTTTAACTTAACTCCTCCTTTATACTATTTGTATCTTTAGTCCTTTTCATTTCAATATGGGTACGAGGCTGAAAGTGAAAACTACCCTAGCATCCTACTTTAATGTGCAAGTAGAAGTTAAGTAATATTTAACCAATTTGTCCTTGTGTAGATGGTTATGGCTGTGTTTGCGTATATATATCATCAATCCTTTGTTGTGCCACAAAGTTTATCGGTTGAAATGCTTTTGGACcaggtattttattttaaaaatgctagcaacacactcttttaaataacattttaaaaga
The Vicia villosa cultivar HV-30 ecotype Madison, WI unplaced genomic scaffold, Vvil1.0 ctg.000893F_1_1, whole genome shotgun sequence DNA segment above includes these coding regions:
- the LOC131632004 gene encoding phosphatidate cytidylyltransferase 2-like, which produces MQKDTTSSSSPSTNTGRVRHRKRSNEVIPEVSKSNGAQLLVNDKSKYKSMLIRAYSSVWMIGSFVLIIYMGHLYITAMIVVIQIFMARELFNLLRRAHEDKQLPGFRLLNWHFFFTAMLFVYGRILSQRLVNTVNSDKVLYRLVSSLIKYHMVVCYSLYITGFIWFILTLKKKMYKYQFGQYAWTHMILIVVFGQSSFTVPSIFEGIFWFLLPATLIVINDIAAYFFGFFFGKTPLIKLSPKKTWEGFIGASVTTIISAFMLANIMGRSPWFTCPRKDLSTGWLDCDPGLLFKPESYSLLGWTPHWFPWKEISILPVQWHALCLGLFASIIAPFGGFFASGFKRAFKIKDFGDSIPGHGGITDRMDCQMVMAVFAYIYHQSFVVPQSLSVEMLLDQILMNLSFDEQEALYRRLGEMLQQGIERMS